Proteins encoded together in one Mycobacterium sp. MS1601 window:
- a CDS encoding pyridoxamine 5'-phosphate oxidase family protein, translated as MSIDTDTPPNTEVNRYKWLQTHSREDLYDILDSGLVAHVAYIRDEFPIVIPMNYVRDGDAVLMHGSTGAGLNKAARAGVALTLTVTLIDGLVYEYSLYNSTVNYRSVMAFGTATPVPEEDKERAVQLLSERLMPGRWSETPPPTRKELASTYILRLPLDHASAKIRKGGPSYDPVPGVWTGHVPINTVLGEPVTQPGVGTAVSASVAQARALFERQISVIPE; from the coding sequence ATGTCAATCGACACCGACACACCGCCGAACACCGAGGTCAATCGCTACAAGTGGTTGCAGACCCACAGCCGCGAGGACCTTTACGACATTCTCGATTCGGGCCTGGTCGCCCACGTCGCCTATATCCGCGACGAGTTCCCCATCGTGATCCCGATGAACTACGTGCGTGACGGGGACGCGGTGTTGATGCACGGGTCGACGGGAGCGGGGCTGAACAAGGCTGCTCGTGCCGGGGTGGCCCTGACCCTGACGGTGACCCTGATCGACGGGCTGGTCTACGAGTACTCGCTGTACAACTCGACAGTGAACTATCGCAGTGTGATGGCGTTCGGGACGGCCACCCCGGTGCCCGAGGAGGACAAGGAGCGGGCGGTGCAGCTGCTGTCCGAGCGACTGATGCCGGGCCGCTGGTCCGAGACTCCCCCGCCCACCAGGAAGGAGTTGGCCTCGACCTACATCCTGCGGTTGCCGCTGGACCACGCCAGCGCCAAGATCCGCAAGGGCGGCCCGTCGTACGACCCGGTGCCCGGAGTGTGGACCGGACATGTACCCATCAACACGGTGCTCGGTGAGCCCGTGACGCAGCCCGGCGTCGGCACGGCGGTTTCGGCATCGGTGGCCCAGGCCCGGGCGCTGTTCGAGCGACAGATCTCCGTCATCCCCGAATGA
- a CDS encoding type 1 glutamine amidotransferase, translating to MILELRHIECEPPGSYAPVLDKFAPVRTVRLWTEPVPDDPTDFAAIIVMGGPMGAGDGAEVPWIDREISFLRRAVDADVPVWGVCLGAQLLAAALGARVRTGPAPEVGMVDVTFTGAADPVWPDLDVLPVLQWHSDTFDLPAGATLLASSTAYPQQLFRYGRSYGVQFHLEADVALAQQWLAVPEYRSALESTIGAGAVPDFMEAIAASEDSAADLAQAVILRWLQIAVG from the coding sequence ATGATCCTGGAGCTGCGGCACATCGAGTGCGAACCGCCGGGTTCCTACGCCCCGGTGCTCGACAAGTTCGCCCCTGTCCGGACTGTGCGACTGTGGACGGAACCGGTTCCGGACGACCCGACGGACTTCGCGGCCATCATCGTGATGGGCGGGCCGATGGGCGCAGGCGACGGTGCCGAGGTGCCATGGATAGACCGGGAGATCAGCTTCCTGCGCCGCGCCGTCGACGCTGATGTCCCGGTGTGGGGTGTGTGCCTGGGCGCACAACTGTTGGCCGCCGCTTTGGGTGCTCGCGTGCGCACCGGTCCGGCGCCGGAGGTCGGGATGGTCGACGTGACGTTCACCGGTGCCGCCGACCCTGTATGGCCTGATCTGGACGTACTTCCGGTGCTGCAGTGGCATTCCGACACGTTCGACCTGCCTGCGGGTGCAACGCTGTTGGCGAGTTCGACGGCCTATCCACAGCAGCTGTTCCGCTATGGCCGCAGTTACGGCGTGCAGTTCCACCTCGAGGCGGACGTCGCCTTGGCGCAGCAATGGCTGGCGGTGCCGGAGTACCGTTCTGCCCTGGAGTCGACGATCGGCGCGGGCGCGGTGCCCGATTTCATGGAAGCCATTGCAGCCAGCGAGGATTCGGCCGCCGACTTGGCGCAGGCCGTGATACTGCGCTGGCTGCAGATCGCGGTTGGCTAG
- a CDS encoding Fic family protein, whose translation MTALPALSYETLQWTPSSSDRYSRSSRRGGRYLAAIPPAIAELQVALPSDVYAAAEDASLAIARFDAELGGEIAPFSAVLLRSESAASSRIENLTASARSIAEAELPGGGKGKANAEQIVANTAAMTAAIELSDRVDADAILAMHAALMVGQSRHTPGQWRAEPVWIGGGNSPLGAMFVPPHHERVPAAINDLIAFAVRDDVALLAQIALAHAQFETIHPFTDGNGRTGRALVQSMLRNKGLTRQVTVPVSAGLLSDTDGYFAALTAYREGDPAPIVERFAHASERAVVNGRQLISALRDIRESWNHRVTARSDSAVWRVADLLTRRPVVNGVLLRDELGLSTDHPRRHIGPLAEAGIVVEFTDRARNRAWRAPEILDALDDFAERAGRRG comes from the coding sequence GTGACGGCACTTCCTGCGCTCAGCTACGAGACGCTGCAGTGGACTCCCAGTAGTAGCGACAGGTACTCCAGGTCGTCTCGTCGGGGTGGGCGGTACCTGGCGGCGATCCCTCCGGCGATCGCCGAACTACAGGTGGCGCTGCCGTCGGACGTCTACGCGGCAGCTGAGGATGCCAGCCTCGCCATCGCCCGATTCGACGCCGAACTCGGAGGCGAGATCGCCCCCTTTTCGGCCGTGCTTTTGCGCAGTGAGTCCGCGGCCAGCTCCCGCATCGAAAACCTCACCGCCTCCGCGCGCTCCATCGCAGAGGCCGAACTACCCGGCGGCGGCAAGGGTAAAGCCAACGCCGAGCAGATAGTCGCTAACACGGCCGCGATGACCGCAGCCATCGAGTTGTCAGATCGCGTCGACGCCGATGCCATCCTGGCCATGCACGCGGCCCTCATGGTCGGGCAATCGCGTCACACTCCGGGACAGTGGCGGGCTGAGCCGGTATGGATCGGAGGCGGGAACAGCCCGCTGGGCGCAATGTTCGTCCCGCCCCACCACGAGCGCGTTCCCGCCGCGATCAACGACTTGATCGCTTTCGCCGTCCGCGACGACGTTGCGCTGCTCGCGCAGATCGCGTTGGCGCACGCCCAATTCGAGACAATTCATCCGTTTACCGACGGCAACGGTCGCACGGGTCGAGCTCTGGTCCAGTCGATGCTGCGCAACAAAGGTTTGACCCGTCAGGTGACAGTCCCAGTCTCCGCTGGGTTGCTGTCGGACACCGACGGCTACTTCGCCGCCCTTACCGCCTACCGAGAAGGCGATCCTGCGCCTATCGTCGAGAGATTCGCCCACGCCAGCGAGCGCGCCGTGGTCAACGGCCGCCAGCTGATCAGCGCGCTGCGCGACATCCGCGAGAGTTGGAATCACCGGGTCACCGCGAGGTCGGATTCGGCTGTGTGGAGAGTTGCCGACCTCTTGACCCGGCGGCCGGTCGTCAACGGTGTGCTCCTGCGCGATGAGCTGGGTCTCTCCACTGACCATCCACGTCGTCACATCGGTCCTCTCGCTGAGGCCGGCATCGTCGTCGAATTCACCGACCGGGCGCGCAACCGCGCGTGGCGAGCACCTGAAATCTTGGATGCTCTGGACGATTTCGCCGAGCGGGCCGGGCGGCGCGGGTAA
- the ruvB gene encoding Holliday junction branch migration DNA helicase RuvB, whose amino-acid sequence MSRFEDGEAEEEREVSGALTVGEGDIDASLRPKSLDEFIGQPRVREQLQLVIEGAKNRGGTPDHILLSGPPGLGKTSLAMIIAAELGSSLRVTSGPALERAGDLAAMLSNLVEGDVLFIDEIHRIARPAEEMLYLAMEDFRVDVVVGKGPGATSIPLEVAPFTLVGATTRSGALTGPLRDRFGFTAHMDFYEPAELERVLARSARILGIELGDDASTEIARRSRGTPRIANRLLRRVRDFAEVRADGILTRDVAKAALEVYDVDELGLDRLDRAVLSALTKSFGGGPVGVSTLAVAVGEEATTVEEVCEPFLVRAGMLARTPRGRVATALAWTHLGMKPPPGAAGAGQAVLFD is encoded by the coding sequence GTGAGCCGCTTCGAGGACGGCGAAGCCGAAGAGGAACGCGAGGTTTCCGGCGCACTCACCGTCGGAGAAGGAGACATCGACGCCAGTTTGCGGCCGAAGTCGCTGGATGAGTTCATCGGCCAGCCTCGGGTTCGCGAACAGCTGCAGCTGGTCATCGAGGGTGCCAAGAACCGCGGTGGCACACCGGATCACATCCTGCTGTCCGGGCCTCCTGGCCTGGGCAAGACGTCACTGGCCATGATCATCGCCGCCGAACTCGGCTCCTCTCTGCGGGTCACATCGGGTCCGGCGCTGGAACGCGCCGGTGACCTGGCGGCCATGCTGAGCAACCTGGTTGAGGGCGACGTGCTGTTCATCGACGAGATCCACCGTATCGCCCGCCCGGCCGAGGAGATGCTGTACCTCGCGATGGAGGACTTCCGCGTCGACGTGGTGGTGGGCAAAGGCCCTGGGGCCACCTCGATTCCGCTGGAGGTGGCACCGTTCACCCTGGTGGGTGCCACCACCCGGTCGGGCGCACTCACCGGTCCGCTGCGCGACCGCTTCGGCTTCACCGCGCACATGGACTTCTACGAGCCCGCCGAACTGGAGCGTGTGCTGGCCCGCTCGGCGCGCATTCTCGGCATCGAACTCGGTGACGACGCCAGCACCGAGATCGCCCGCCGCTCCCGCGGCACACCTCGTATTGCCAACCGGTTGTTGCGCCGGGTCCGTGACTTCGCCGAAGTGCGCGCCGACGGAATCCTCACGCGCGACGTCGCCAAGGCCGCATTAGAGGTGTACGACGTCGACGAACTCGGCCTCGACCGGCTGGACCGCGCTGTGCTGTCGGCGCTCACCAAGAGCTTCGGCGGCGGTCCTGTCGGGGTGTCCACGCTGGCAGTCGCGGTCGGTGAAGAGGCCACCACTGTCGAGGAAGTCTGCGAACCGTTCCTGGTGCGCGCCGGCATGCTTGCCCGCACCCCACGCGGCCGGGTGGCGACGGCCCTGGCCTGGACGCACCTGGGGATGAAGCCGCCCCCCGGTGCCGCCGGTGCGGGGCAGGCCGTGCTGTTCGACTAG
- the ruvA gene encoding Holliday junction branch migration protein RuvA, with protein MIASVRGEVVDIALDHAVVECAGVGYKVMCTPSTLAGLRRGTEARLIIAMIVREDSMTLYGFADADARDLFTTLLGVSGVGPKIALATLAVYDAQALRQALADGDVTALTRVPGIGKRSAERLVLELRDKIGPVSGSAGPAVASGHAIRTPVVEALVGLGFPQKQAEEATDKVLAAEPDATTSSVLRSALNLLGKNK; from the coding sequence GTGATCGCCTCGGTACGCGGCGAGGTCGTCGACATCGCCTTGGATCACGCCGTCGTCGAATGCGCCGGTGTCGGCTACAAGGTGATGTGCACGCCGTCGACGCTGGCGGGGCTGCGGCGGGGCACCGAGGCCCGGTTGATCATCGCGATGATCGTGCGTGAAGACTCGATGACGCTGTACGGCTTCGCCGATGCCGATGCGCGTGACCTGTTCACCACGCTGCTCGGGGTGTCCGGGGTGGGGCCCAAGATCGCGTTGGCCACGCTGGCGGTGTATGACGCACAGGCGTTACGGCAGGCGCTGGCTGACGGTGACGTCACCGCGCTCACCCGGGTGCCGGGCATCGGCAAGCGTAGCGCCGAGCGGTTGGTGCTGGAACTGCGCGACAAGATCGGTCCGGTGTCCGGGTCCGCGGGCCCGGCGGTTGCCAGCGGCCATGCCATCCGTACCCCTGTGGTGGAAGCGCTTGTCGGCCTTGGTTTCCCGCAGAAGCAGGCCGAAGAGGCCACCGACAAGGTGCTGGCCGCTGAGCCTGATGCCACCACCTCGAGTGTGCTGCGGTCGGCGCTGAACCTCTTGGGTAAGAACAAGTGA
- the ruvC gene encoding crossover junction endodeoxyribonuclease RuvC, translated as MRVMGVDPGLTRCGLSVIEGGTGRQVTALDVDVVRTPSDAPLHRRLLAISDTVEYWMDTHKPDVVAVERVFSQQNVSTVMGTAQAGGVVALAAAKRDIEVHFHTPSEVKAAVTGNGRADKAQVTAMVTRILELQQKPTPADAADALALAICHCWRAPMIARMAKAEAMAAEQKKRYQAKLKAAR; from the coding sequence TTGCGCGTGATGGGCGTCGACCCGGGGTTGACCCGCTGCGGTCTCTCGGTGATCGAGGGCGGAACCGGCCGTCAGGTCACCGCCCTGGACGTCGATGTGGTCCGCACTCCGTCGGACGCTCCGCTGCACCGCAGGCTGCTCGCCATCAGCGACACCGTCGAATACTGGATGGACACCCACAAGCCGGACGTGGTGGCCGTCGAGCGGGTGTTCTCGCAGCAGAACGTCTCGACCGTGATGGGCACCGCGCAGGCCGGCGGAGTGGTGGCCCTGGCGGCCGCCAAGAGAGATATCGAGGTGCATTTCCACACCCCCAGTGAGGTCAAAGCCGCGGTTACCGGCAACGGCCGCGCGGACAAGGCCCAGGTCACCGCCATGGTCACCCGAATCCTCGAGCTGCAGCAGAAACCCACCCCGGCGGATGCTGCCGATGCACTGGCGCTGGCCATCTGCCACTGCTGGCGGGCCCCCATGATCGCGCGGATGGCCAAAGCCGAGGCCATGGCCGCCGAACAGAAGAAGCGCTACCAAGCCAAACTGAAGGCAGCCCGGTGA
- a CDS encoding TetR/AcrR family transcriptional regulator codes for MARSTRESILTAAAELMRHRGYGAVGMKDVVAASGAPVGSLYHHFPGGKSQIAREALTNAGIAYGLLIPTLMAPHTDLGAAIESVFAQAAEDMEGTGFANMCPVASVAAETADIDEELRRAAAAVFTGWLDGGSAYFVGRGLDSETARELTVVLVSALEGAFILARTLRSTEPLILAGRALAPRYRGVAMSPSATAPTAG; via the coding sequence ATGGCAAGGTCCACTCGAGAGTCGATCCTGACGGCCGCTGCGGAACTGATGCGGCACCGGGGTTACGGCGCCGTCGGGATGAAAGACGTCGTGGCCGCCAGTGGGGCTCCCGTCGGATCCCTCTACCACCATTTCCCCGGCGGCAAATCGCAGATCGCCCGGGAGGCGCTGACCAATGCCGGCATCGCCTACGGCCTGTTGATTCCCACCCTGATGGCCCCGCACACCGACCTCGGTGCCGCCATCGAGAGTGTGTTCGCCCAGGCCGCCGAGGACATGGAAGGCACCGGCTTCGCCAACATGTGCCCCGTGGCCAGCGTGGCCGCCGAGACCGCCGACATCGACGAGGAGCTGCGTCGGGCTGCCGCCGCGGTGTTCACCGGCTGGCTGGACGGGGGCAGCGCGTATTTTGTTGGGCGCGGCCTGGATTCGGAGACCGCGCGTGAGCTCACCGTGGTATTGGTATCCGCGCTGGAGGGGGCGTTCATCCTGGCCCGCACCTTGCGTAGTACCGAACCGCTGATCCTGGCCGGGCGGGCGCTGGCGCCACGTTACCGGGGGGTGGCGATGTCGCCGTCGGCGACAGCACCGACGGCGGGCTGA
- a CDS encoding alpha/beta fold hydrolase → MKSVDVAAGTLQYREEGDPTGPPVVLLHGLLMNDAQWNLVLPLLPKGFRYLLPVLPLGGHQVPMRADADLTMPGMVGVVADFLDALELVDATLVVTDWGGALFLTDIGRDKRVGRLVICPSEAFGNFPPGLPGKITWVATRTSATVKLAMRQLRVGWLRRQWFMLGLMAKKPVPQDIADTWLTHGISDARVRRDLIKYCRTRFDKVDLVRATNRLADFHGQTLVLWTHNRVMPDTHAQQLAMLTGGRLRYIEDASVLVMLDQPQQTADAISEFLT, encoded by the coding sequence ATGAAATCCGTTGATGTGGCCGCAGGGACACTGCAGTACCGCGAGGAAGGCGACCCGACTGGACCGCCAGTGGTGTTGTTGCACGGCCTGCTGATGAACGATGCCCAATGGAACCTGGTTCTACCGTTGCTGCCCAAGGGTTTTCGCTATCTTCTCCCCGTCCTCCCGCTGGGCGGACACCAGGTGCCGATGCGCGCCGACGCCGACCTGACCATGCCCGGCATGGTGGGCGTCGTCGCCGATTTCCTCGACGCGCTGGAGTTGGTGGATGCCACGCTGGTGGTCACCGACTGGGGCGGGGCACTGTTCCTCACCGACATCGGGCGCGACAAACGAGTGGGCAGGCTGGTGATCTGCCCGTCAGAAGCGTTCGGGAACTTTCCGCCCGGACTGCCCGGCAAGATCACCTGGGTAGCAACCCGGACCTCGGCAACGGTGAAACTGGCCATGCGGCAACTGCGTGTCGGATGGCTGCGGCGACAGTGGTTCATGTTGGGTCTGATGGCGAAAAAGCCGGTGCCACAGGACATCGCCGATACCTGGCTGACGCACGGGATCTCCGATGCCCGGGTGCGCCGAGATCTGATCAAGTATTGCCGCACCCGCTTCGACAAAGTCGACTTGGTGCGCGCCACCAATCGGCTGGCCGACTTCCACGGCCAGACGCTGGTGCTGTGGACTCACAACCGGGTGATGCCCGACACGCATGCGCAGCAGCTGGCCATGCTGACCGGCGGCCGGTTGCGTTACATCGAGGACGCCAGCGTGCTGGTGATGCTGGATCAGCCGCAACAGACCGCGGATGCGATCAGTGAGTTCCTGACCTGA
- a CDS encoding YebC/PmpR family DNA-binding transcriptional regulator, with protein MSGHSKWATTKHKKAIIDARRGKNFAKLIKNIEVAARTGGGDPAGNPTLYDAIQKAKKSSVPNDNIERARKRGAGEEAGGADWQTITYEGYGPNGVAILVECLTDNKNRAAGEVRVAMTRNGGNMADPGSVSYLFSRKGVVTLEKNGLTEDDVLAAVLEAGAEEINDQGESFEIISEPTDLVAVRTALQEAGIDYDSAEASFQPSVSVPVDLEGARKVFKLVDALEDSDDVQDVWTNVDIPDDVAAQLDED; from the coding sequence ATGAGCGGCCATTCCAAGTGGGCGACCACGAAGCACAAGAAGGCGATCATCGATGCCCGGCGCGGCAAGAACTTCGCCAAGCTGATCAAGAACATCGAGGTGGCAGCCCGCACCGGTGGCGGAGACCCGGCTGGCAACCCCACGCTGTACGACGCCATCCAGAAGGCCAAGAAGAGCTCGGTGCCCAACGACAACATCGAGCGCGCGCGCAAGCGTGGCGCCGGTGAAGAGGCCGGCGGTGCCGACTGGCAGACCATCACCTACGAGGGCTACGGCCCCAATGGTGTGGCCATCCTGGTGGAGTGCCTGACCGACAACAAGAACCGCGCCGCCGGCGAGGTCCGCGTCGCGATGACCCGCAACGGCGGCAACATGGCTGACCCGGGTTCGGTGTCCTACCTGTTCTCCCGCAAGGGTGTGGTGACGCTGGAGAAGAACGGTCTCACCGAGGATGACGTGTTGGCAGCGGTGCTGGAGGCCGGCGCCGAGGAGATCAACGATCAGGGCGAGAGCTTCGAGATCATCTCCGAGCCCACCGACCTCGTTGCCGTGCGCACCGCACTGCAGGAGGCCGGTATCGACTACGACTCCGCCGAGGCCAGCTTCCAGCCGTCGGTCTCGGTGCCGGTGGACCTCGAGGGCGCGCGCAAGGTGTTCAAGCTGGTCGACGCCCTCGAGGACAGTGACGACGTGCAGGATGTCTGGACCAATGTCGACATCCCCGACGACGTGGCTGCTCAGCTCGACGAGGACTGA
- the pdxT gene encoding pyridoxal 5'-phosphate synthase glutaminase subunit PdxT → MSAVRIGVLALQGDTREHLAALREAGAEALTVRRLSELESVDGLVIPGGESTAMTHLLRAFELLEPLRGLLADGLPAYGSCAGMILLASEILDAGVAGREALPLGGIDMTVRRNAFGRQIDSFEDDLEFTGVDTPVHAVFIRAPWVERVGEPVEVLARAGGHAVAVRQGKSLATSFHPEMTGDRRVHKLFVDGITQ, encoded by the coding sequence GTGAGCGCCGTCCGAATCGGTGTGCTCGCCCTGCAGGGCGACACCCGCGAACATCTCGCCGCGTTGCGTGAGGCCGGCGCCGAGGCGCTGACCGTGCGCCGCCTCTCCGAGCTGGAGAGTGTCGACGGGTTGGTGATCCCGGGCGGTGAATCCACCGCCATGACCCACCTGCTGCGTGCCTTCGAGCTGCTGGAGCCGTTGCGTGGGTTGTTGGCCGACGGACTGCCCGCCTACGGGTCGTGTGCGGGGATGATCCTGCTGGCCTCGGAGATCCTGGACGCCGGCGTGGCGGGCCGGGAGGCCCTGCCGCTTGGTGGCATTGATATGACGGTGCGCCGCAACGCTTTCGGGCGTCAGATTGATTCTTTTGAAGACGACCTGGAATTCACGGGCGTCGATACCCCGGTGCATGCGGTGTTCATCCGCGCGCCTTGGGTCGAGCGGGTGGGGGAGCCGGTCGAGGTCCTGGCCCGTGCCGGCGGCCATGCCGTCGCTGTCCGCCAGGGCAAGTCGCTCGCGACGTCCTTCCACCCCGAGATGACCGGTGACCGCCGCGTCCACAAACTGTTCGTCGACGGCATCACGCAATAA
- the tesB gene encoding acyl-CoA thioesterase II yields the protein MAIEEILDLEQIEVNIYRGGVFSPESGFLQRTFGGHVAGQSLVSAVRTVDPTFQVHSLHGYFLRAGDARSPSVYAVERIRDGGSFCTRRVSAIQHGQTIFTMSASFQTDQSGIEHQDAPPVTLPPDDVPDFKAASKVFDDASFRQFDEWDVRIIPHDSLNKVPGKASQQQVWFRHRDPLPDDPVLHICALAYMSDLTLLGSAQVTHPEERSHLMVASLDHAMWFMRPFRADEWLLYDQSSPSACGGRSLTQGKIFNRYGEMVAAVMQEGLTRYQRGYRS from the coding sequence GTGGCGATAGAGGAGATCCTCGACCTCGAACAGATCGAGGTCAACATCTACCGCGGCGGTGTGTTCAGCCCGGAATCCGGTTTCCTGCAACGCACTTTCGGCGGTCACGTGGCCGGACAGTCGTTGGTGTCGGCGGTGCGTACCGTCGACCCGACGTTCCAGGTGCACTCGCTGCACGGGTACTTCCTGCGGGCCGGTGACGCCCGGTCACCGTCGGTGTACGCGGTGGAGCGCATCCGTGACGGCGGCTCATTCTGCACCCGCCGGGTCAGCGCCATCCAGCACGGTCAGACCATCTTCACCATGTCGGCGTCGTTCCAGACCGACCAGAGTGGAATCGAGCACCAGGACGCGCCGCCGGTGACGCTGCCGCCGGACGATGTGCCGGACTTCAAGGCGGCCAGCAAGGTGTTCGACGACGCCAGTTTCCGGCAGTTCGACGAATGGGACGTCCGGATCATCCCGCACGATTCGCTGAACAAGGTGCCGGGCAAGGCATCTCAGCAACAGGTGTGGTTTCGTCACCGGGACCCGCTGCCCGATGACCCGGTGCTGCACATCTGCGCCCTGGCCTACATGAGTGACCTGACTCTGCTGGGTTCGGCGCAGGTGACCCACCCCGAGGAACGCAGCCACTTGATGGTGGCGTCGCTGGATCACGCCATGTGGTTCATGCGCCCGTTCCGGGCCGACGAGTGGTTGCTCTACGACCAGTCCTCCCCGTCGGCCTGCGGCGGCCGGTCGCTGACACAGGGCAAGATCTTCAACCGCTACGGCGAGATGGTGGCCGCGGTGATGCAGGAGGGCTTGACCCGATACCAACGCGGCTACCGGTCGTGA
- the pdxS gene encoding pyridoxal 5'-phosphate synthase lyase subunit PdxS, translating to MAEMLKGGVIMDVVTPEQARIAEGAGAVAVMALERVPADIRAQGGVSRMSDPDMIEGIISAVTIPVMAKARIGHFVEAQILQSLGVDYVDESEVLTPADYANHIDKWAFTVPFVCGATNLGEALRRITEGAAMIRSKGEAGTGDVSNATTHMRKIGGEIRRLTSLSTDELYVAAKELQAPYDLVVEVAKAGKLPVTLFTAGGIATPADAAMMMQLGAEGVFVGSGIFKSGNPAERAAAIVKATTFYDDPDVLAKVSRGLGEAMVGINVDDIPVPHRLAERGW from the coding sequence ATGGCAGAGATGCTCAAAGGTGGCGTCATCATGGATGTCGTCACTCCCGAGCAGGCCCGCATCGCCGAAGGCGCCGGAGCGGTGGCCGTCATGGCGCTGGAGCGCGTGCCCGCCGACATCCGTGCCCAGGGCGGTGTGTCGCGGATGAGCGACCCCGACATGATCGAAGGCATCATCTCCGCGGTCACCATTCCAGTGATGGCCAAGGCCCGCATCGGGCATTTTGTCGAAGCGCAGATACTGCAGAGCCTGGGTGTCGATTACGTCGACGAGTCCGAGGTGCTGACCCCTGCCGATTACGCCAACCACATCGACAAGTGGGCGTTCACGGTGCCCTTCGTGTGTGGTGCCACCAACCTGGGGGAGGCGCTGCGGCGCATCACCGAGGGCGCGGCGATGATCCGTTCCAAGGGTGAGGCAGGCACCGGGGATGTCTCCAACGCCACCACCCACATGCGCAAGATCGGCGGCGAGATCCGCCGGCTCACGTCGCTGTCCACCGACGAGCTGTATGTCGCAGCCAAGGAGCTGCAGGCTCCGTACGACCTGGTGGTGGAAGTGGCCAAGGCGGGCAAGTTGCCGGTCACGCTGTTCACCGCGGGTGGTATCGCCACCCCGGCCGATGCGGCGATGATGATGCAGCTCGGCGCCGAGGGTGTGTTCGTCGGTTCGGGCATTTTCAAGTCCGGCAATCCCGCCGAGCGGGCCGCGGCCATCGTCAAGGCCACCACGTTCTACGACGATCCGGATGTGTTGGCCAAGGTGTCGCGCGGACTCGGTGAGGCGATGGTCGGCATCAATGTCGACGACATCCCGGTGCCGCACCGGCTCGCCGAACGCGGCTGGTAA
- a CDS encoding NUDIX hydrolase yields the protein MVWLVAGTLLLVVVLALVAMWAYQTANRLDRLHVRYDLSWQALDGALARRAVVARAVAADVAQGRALSALADTAERAGRADRETAENELSAALARVDIAQLPAALVAEMADAEARVLLARRFHNDAVRDTLALRERPVVRWLHLGGRAPLPTYFEITERSLESSTVSVDTLAAAPRTSARVVLLDEAGRVLLFCGSDPSITDGTARIWWFTVGGEAMQGERLSDAAARELAEETGLVVDADVMIGPLWRRDAVIDFNGSVMRSQEFFFVHRTRGFEPSEVGRTELEKRYIRGHRWCDSADIESLVAAGQAVYPLQLAELLAAANEAADAAGAQSTSPVLAIH from the coding sequence GTGGTGTGGTTGGTGGCAGGGACCCTGCTTCTGGTGGTGGTGCTGGCACTGGTGGCCATGTGGGCCTACCAGACGGCCAACCGGCTGGACCGCCTGCATGTGCGCTACGACCTGTCCTGGCAGGCCCTCGACGGTGCCCTGGCCCGGCGGGCGGTGGTGGCGCGGGCGGTGGCCGCCGACGTGGCACAGGGCCGGGCGCTCAGCGCGCTGGCCGACACCGCCGAACGGGCCGGCCGTGCCGACCGCGAGACCGCCGAGAACGAGTTGTCCGCGGCGCTGGCCCGGGTCGACATCGCACAGTTGCCCGCCGCGCTGGTTGCCGAGATGGCCGATGCCGAGGCCCGGGTGCTGTTGGCACGCCGCTTCCACAACGACGCCGTCCGCGACACCCTCGCGTTGCGCGAGCGACCGGTGGTTCGCTGGCTGCACCTCGGTGGCCGAGCCCCGTTGCCCACATACTTCGAGATCACCGAACGCTCTCTCGAATCCAGCACCGTCTCGGTGGACACCCTGGCCGCGGCGCCGCGCACGTCGGCGCGGGTGGTGCTGCTGGACGAGGCGGGCCGGGTGCTGCTGTTCTGCGGCTCCGATCCCTCGATCACCGACGGCACGGCCCGCATCTGGTGGTTCACCGTCGGCGGTGAGGCCATGCAGGGAGAACGCCTGTCTGACGCTGCCGCCCGTGAACTGGCCGAGGAGACAGGGCTGGTGGTCGACGCCGACGTGATGATCGGGCCGCTGTGGCGCCGCGACGCGGTGATCGACTTCAACGGCTCGGTGATGCGTAGCCAGGAATTCTTCTTCGTGCACCGCACACGGGGCTTCGAGCCGTCGGAGGTGGGTCGCACCGAACTGGAGAAGCGCTACATCCGCGGCCACCGCTGGTGTGATTCCGCCGATATCGAAAGCCTGGTCGCAGCAGGTCAGGCCGTGTATCCGCTGCAGCTCGCAGAGCTCTTGGCCGCGGCCAACGAGGCAGCCGACGCCGCCGGAGCGCAGTCCACTTCGCCGGTACTGGCCATTCACTGA